The genomic interval GAATTGGTCCCCAATCTGGCATTTACACTACACATTAGCCcggtggttctcaattattttctgtcatgtccccCCCATAAAGGACAGAATTTTTTTCAGATCCCTTCCCTTTTTCCCCTATTTTAAGTAGAATTTTAGAACCTGTAATGCTAAATTATTTACCTGTACAAATCACTATGAGTTGCTGGTTGCAAGCATTGTTCAAGCATGGGAAAAGATACCAACAGACAGAATTTTATGAATATAGCCTTTCCTAGTTATTACCGTCACGATCCACCTGGACAACAGCAAGAATGGAAACTGTCCCAGTCATTGGTTTTCATTGAGAATGCTAAAATAGCGACTTGTCAGCTGTAATTTGAGTTGGACATCAGTGTGACAACAAACGGAAACCTTTACAAACGGGCTTGGATCGTACATCTAAGATGAATAGATtcccccagaaaaaaaataataatctgacaaaaataatgtatgtcttttttcttttgaaGTGAATACAGCTGTTTAACTTGACATCTCTAGACATTCCATTGTAGTCAATTTGTAGTTCCAAATGTATGTTGGCTTGCTTGCAGTTTCCACGGTGTGGGTAAAAACTTGATTTTGTAATATCttcaaaaaagaaagacaaagttTCTCCACGTAGCTTAGTGTCATTCGGCTAAATATTTGCTCTGTGCTGAGGAATTTCGAGACATTGTGGAAACGGATCTCAcagttaatatattttttttttgtcgttttaaAATGATTGCCCCTGCCTTGTACGAACAAACTTCCAttcatagaaaaataaatttatgaTCTATCTCTACAACCACCCACCCCCCAGATAACTGCCACGTCCCCCCTCTGTCATTGGCGTAATAAGAATTTGTCATGTTTTCACAAATCCCAGAAAGTAGAAATTTCTTTACATTTAACTGGAAAATTAATCCAAAAAGCAAACCCTGTATCATCATATGGTCAAATGGCAAACCATATGCCCTTGAAATAAATACCAGTTCATACTTCACACTCTTTATAAGGCAGTTGCTGACACTTGCACTGCCCGTAGCCATTAATGATCACAAGCGCTCCTTCCTCGTGGCTGGGCTCGTACTCATTATAGGGCACCTGTGTGGCTAGATCAGCCATAGGCTGCCGCTGCTGGGTCCTCATCTGTCGGCGATTCTGAATAGCGGTACAGTGGCGTATCCGGCGCAGGGTAGGAGGGCAGCACTTCCGTGAGATATATAcaacaaaaatgatgaaaaagaatgaaaacagAAGAGCCATAGTCCCCATGATAACCCTATGAGTCATAACAGTGTTGTCCATAATGGAGAAGTCATCCGTTACAGCCGCCTCTTCCATCGCAGTGGTGGTTGCTTGAAAAATGACAggtgtttgtgttgtggtgcTTGTGGTTGTGACTGTGACTGTGGTAAAGCTCCCAAAATCCTCTGCATAGTCCTGCGTCGGGATTGGCTGCATAATTCCAAACAAGGAGCTCGTCATCTCTGCAGCCGTAGTCGCGTCTGTGGTTGTACTCGCGGTCTGCACAACCGGCGCTGAGAAATTCTGACAAAGTTGGAATCCGTACACAGCGTCGAGTATCTCCTCACCTTGGGCGTATTCGGGACTATGGCAGAGAATGGAATGTTCCCACCTTCCCCTGAAGGTGCTTAGCCAAGTGGCCAGAGGACAAATCCTTTTGGTACATTCCCAGAGGTTGCTAGACAGCCCAATAGTACTTAGAGACTGCCACATATCCATCACCTGGGCATCTAGACTGCTTAATTTGTTGTTATCCATCAGCAAAATCTTTATATTTGGCAGAGTTTGAAATATGTCTGGTGTCAGGACGCGAATCTCATTTCCTGTAAGGTCCAGCTTCTCTAAAGTCGTCCAGGTCCACTCCATGCCACAAGTGATGTTGTTGATCTTATTCCACTGCAGGTACAGAAATTGGAGCCCAACGAGGCGCGGGAAATGGGCCAAGTTGATCTTTGTCAACTGATTGTGCTCCAAGTGGAGCTCTTTGAGTTTAATGAGCCCGGCAAAACCATTTCGAGCTAGACTCCGTAGACGGTTGCTGCTCAGGCCAAGATATTCCAGGCTGCGGCAGTCCCAGAATGCCCGAACAGGTGTGGTGCGAAGTAAATTGGAGCGGAGGTGGAGTATTTGGAGCTTTCTTAATCCATGAAACAGTTCCGGTTCCAAAGCGGTCATCTGATTGAAGGACAGGTCCAAAATCTGGAGATTGATGAGGTGGATGAAGGTTGTATTGGGCAACTTGGTGATACGATTGGAGCTCAGATTGAGGTCCTTCAGCTTGTAGAGCCCTTGAAAGGCATCTTCTTGAACCGTGGTTATCTGGTTGTGGTCGAGATGTAACCAGGTGAGCTGACTGAATCCATAGAATTGATCAGGACTAAGCTCATTGATGCTGTTGTGCCGTAGCGAAAGCCCCAGGGCTCCTTTGTCCACGCCATCTGGGGGTGCCTGAAGTCCCTGGGTGTCGCAGTAGAACTGCAGGTCCTCACAGCGGCATTTTTGAGGGCAGGTTGTGCATGATGCAGAAGGCAGCAGGCACACAAGGAGCATGCTGATCAAATACAGACAAAGAGCCGCTGGTGCAGATCCCACCAATGGCCACCTTGAATGAAAACCTGAGTGGATTTGAAGATAAGAAAATGAACATGAGGGAGAAAGCTAATCCATGCTAAAGCTGTGAATTCAGCTCTATTACTTTTTAACTTCTTTCCcaatatatttaacttttttttttatttaggaatTTCAATTCCACTCAGTATGGTAGATGCTTCTAATATCATATATAGCCACTCTGTATTGAGTTATTCTTTCATGCAAATTTGTACTAAGAACTGTATTATGTAGAATGCTGTGATTCTTCAGTAACGGTGTACAGTCCAAGCCTATGGTAATAAATCAGGTGGTCAGAACATCAGGAACACCTATCTCACCATAACCAAGTACAGTACCAGGAACTAGagccatttttaattaattcatcaatTTCAAATACATTCTTATTCAAGACCCACTGTAAATATGAAGTAACACAGCAAAACATCGCCTTGCTGCTGGAACACTTGAATTATACGTAAACGATCATAGTTTATCACCCATATGTACCAATAAATTGACGAGCAATTGCAGTTGGTGACGAAGGGAAAAACGAGGCATGCTGGAATAGATTGGGCTATAAAGAGCATCCGTTTGTTTGCTTCACCGACTCCTATATATAAAGAGACTAACTTACCCATTCTTTTGTGCACATCGGAAGCTGCATTCAACTGTCCTTCGCCGCAGACTTTTTGAGCAACcacatgggaaaaaaatccaaagggAAAGAGCCCCCTTGAAGAAGCCCAAACGAAGCGGTTGTGAGCCCACGCAAATGAAACCAAATATAaaattccatgtcccaagatgTTTATTCCTGTTTTTATTCTCCGTCCCATACAATCCCGAAGAGTGTTGAATAGGCTTCTCTATCCAACAAAAAATCCTTgaagtatttttatatatttttcaacttGATCAGTTGCAGTCACTGTGATTCCGATGAAggttttcctcctcctcctcgtccgttcccccccttctttttttttttttttacccctttcTTTCCACCGCAAAGATGTCAGCTCAGCCGCTTACTTAAAGAGCGagtgttttttctttcatgGCCGCAGCCCTCCAACCCTAACTTGTTGATGGCATCCAAAGATTGTGCTCCCGACGCC from Doryrhamphus excisus isolate RoL2022-K1 chromosome 23, RoL_Dexc_1.0, whole genome shotgun sequence carries:
- the lrrtm2 gene encoding leucine-rich repeat transmembrane neuronal protein 2, producing MGRRIKTGINILGHGILYLVSFAWAHNRFVWASSRGLFPFGFFSHVVAQKVCGEGQLNAASDVHKRMGFHSRWPLVGSAPAALCLYLISMLLVCLLPSASCTTCPQKCRCEDLQFYCDTQGLQAPPDGVDKGALGLSLRHNSINELSPDQFYGFSQLTWLHLDHNQITTVQEDAFQGLYKLKDLNLSSNRITKLPNTTFIHLINLQILDLSFNQMTALEPELFHGLRKLQILHLRSNLLRTTPVRAFWDCRSLEYLGLSSNRLRSLARNGFAGLIKLKELHLEHNQLTKINLAHFPRLVGLQFLYLQWNKINNITCGMEWTWTTLEKLDLTGNEIRVLTPDIFQTLPNIKILLMDNNKLSSLDAQVMDMWQSLSTIGLSSNLWECTKRICPLATWLSTFRGRWEHSILCHSPEYAQGEEILDAVYGFQLCQNFSAPVVQTASTTTDATTAAEMTSSLFGIMQPIPTQDYAEDFGSFTTVTVTTTSTTTQTPVIFQATTTAMEEAAVTDDFSIMDNTVMTHRVIMGTMALLFSFFFIIFVVYISRKCCPPTLRRIRHCTAIQNRRQMRTQQRQPMADLATQVPYNEYEPSHEEGALVIINGYGQCKCQQLPYKECEV